The following coding sequences lie in one Pararge aegeria chromosome 25, ilParAegt1.1, whole genome shotgun sequence genomic window:
- the LOC120634808 gene encoding uncharacterized protein LOC120634808, whose product MSSSSRKKCLRSQTRETIAKVYEFLKIDARDILELVSDPVCSASPILISKLSEHLNSVRKRTAMAVGVSERTVTNILAEGKESDSKFKSPHKDRKKRLKKLELDNFNVDVIRSTIQNYHLEHRELPTLLKLKRIFQDKLNYDGSISTLRTALLKLGYKWRKTVDNRRVIIERHDILKLRFSYLKNLLRYRQENRCIVYTDESYILTNHVQNKGWGNKDGPPLKRNLSKGQRIIIVHAGSEQGFVPNALLTYKANSVSGDYHSNMNAENYEKWLKERLVPNLPPNSVVVLDNASYHNVQNDRAPNSNSKKIEMQRWLTEKNIAFNQDMKKIELYDLIKKNKENYICYKIDDILQRYGIKVLRLPPYHPELNPIENVWGILKNYIASRNVDQNVTEIMKLINECLSQIDEGMWGNTCRHVQKKEEEYYRHFDMESEFIINLDESSESENSSFDFSSSDSE is encoded by the exons ATGTCTAGTTCTTCacggaaaaaatgtttaaggagtcag actCGAGAAACCATTGCTAAGGTATACGAATTTCTGAAAATAGATGCGAGAGATATATTGGAACTAGTAAGTGATCCAGTTTGCAGTGCAagtccaattttaatatcgaaactaagtgaacatttaaataGCGTACGGAAAAGAACAGCAATGGCAGTGGGGGTATCAGAGAGAACAGTTACTAATATATTGGCTGAAGGAAAAGAATCTGACTCTAAGTTTAAATCTCCGCATAAAGAccgtaaaaaacgtttaaagaagttagaattagacaactttaacgttgatgttatacgttccactattcaaaattaccatttagaacATCGTGAGTTACCTACCTTGCTAAAGTTGAAAAGAATATTTCAAGATAAACTTAACTATGATGGAAGTATTTCGACTCTGCGTACAGCTTTGTTAAAGTTGGGATACAAATGGCGAAAAACTGTGGATAACAGACGTGTTATTATAGAGCGGCATGACATCCTAAAACTACGATTTTCctacctaaaaaatttactcagaTACCGTCAAGAAAATCGGTGTATCGTATATACAGATGAGAGCTATATCTTAACTAATCATGTTCAAAACAAAGGATGGGGTAATAAAGATGGACCACCTTTAAAGAGAAACCTGTCGAAAGGACAAAGAATTATCATTGTGCATGCTGGTTCAGAACAAGGTTTCGTACCTAACGCACTATTGACATACAAAGCAAATAGTGTTTCTGGTGATTACCATTCTAACATGAACGCGGAAAACTATGAAAAGTGGCTAAAAGAACGTCTAGTACCGAATCTTCCACCTAACTCTGTGGTTGTGCTTGATAATGCCTCATACCATAACGTTCAAAATGACAGAGCCCCAAATtcgaattccaaaaaaatagaaatgcagagatggctgacagaaaaaaatatagcttttaatcaagatatgaaaaaaattgaactgtatgatttgattaaaaaaaataaagaaaactatatcTGTTACAAGATTGATGACATACTTCAGCGATATGGCATAAAAGTTCTTCGATTGCCACCATATCATCCTGAACTAAACCCCATAGAAAATGTGtggggaattttaaaaaattatattgcttcgCGTAATGTCGACCAAAATGTGACGGAAATAATGAAActcataaatgaatgtttaagtcAAATTGATGAAGGGATGTGGGGTAATACTTGTCGacatgtacaaaagaaagaagaagaatactatAGACATTTTGACATGGAGTCAGAATTCATAATTAACCTTGATGAGAGCAGCGAATCCGAAAATTCATCATTTGATTTTTCAAGTAGCGATTCAGAataa